The following proteins are encoded in a genomic region of Streptomyces sp. SLBN-31:
- a CDS encoding EfeM/EfeO family lipoprotein: MPEAAVGAGTGTGDVPAPVPPARRRTALLTGGVLAIAAATVAGVLVARGSGGRPEAATGDGLRHTAVEVTPAGCGRGWSHPVGGRQVFDLRNTSSTAAEVDLTDPRTGAVYGEVEGLAPGTVRPLRVTLGNGTYAFKCLPDDADAVTGPTVRVTGATVKSGPAAVPVTQQDLIPPTLAYQKWIQARTVELERKTAALRDAVDRGDLAAARAAWLPAHLVYERMGAAYGTFGDADGQINGTTAGLSGGVHDKDFTGFHRVEYGLWHGESARALRGPADRLAKDVHALRAGWPDQRMDPADVGLRAHEILENTVQFELTGRTDYGSGTNLATARANLDGTRVLLGCLRPLLRTRDTGLPGLDSWLDRTQRLLDSLRHGGSWTPLARLTRARRETVDADLGELVERLADVAALTDVRRTA; the protein is encoded by the coding sequence GTGCCCGAAGCCGCGGTCGGCGCCGGAACCGGAACCGGTGACGTGCCCGCCCCTGTCCCGCCCGCGCGGCGGCGCACCGCGCTGCTCACCGGCGGCGTGCTGGCGATCGCGGCGGCCACGGTCGCCGGTGTGCTGGTGGCCCGCGGCTCCGGCGGCCGACCCGAGGCGGCGACGGGCGACGGGCTGCGGCACACCGCGGTGGAGGTCACGCCGGCCGGCTGCGGGCGCGGCTGGAGCCACCCGGTGGGCGGACGTCAGGTCTTCGACCTGCGCAACACCTCCAGCACGGCGGCCGAGGTCGATCTGACCGACCCGAGGACGGGCGCGGTCTACGGCGAGGTGGAGGGGCTGGCCCCGGGCACTGTTCGCCCGTTGCGGGTGACGCTCGGCAACGGCACGTACGCCTTCAAGTGCCTGCCCGACGACGCGGACGCCGTCACCGGCCCCACCGTCCGCGTCACCGGGGCGACGGTGAAGAGCGGCCCGGCCGCGGTGCCGGTCACCCAGCAGGACCTCATTCCGCCGACCCTCGCCTACCAGAAGTGGATCCAGGCCCGCACTGTCGAACTGGAGCGGAAGACCGCCGCGCTGCGCGACGCCGTCGACCGCGGCGACCTCGCGGCGGCGCGCGCGGCTTGGCTGCCCGCGCACCTGGTGTACGAGCGGATGGGCGCCGCCTACGGCACCTTCGGTGACGCCGACGGACAGATCAACGGCACCACCGCCGGGCTGTCCGGGGGCGTCCACGACAAGGACTTCACCGGCTTCCACCGGGTCGAGTACGGCCTGTGGCACGGGGAGTCGGCGCGCGCTCTGCGCGGCCCCGCCGACCGTCTCGCCAAGGACGTCCACGCGCTGCGCGCCGGCTGGCCGGACCAGCGGATGGACCCGGCGGACGTCGGGCTGCGCGCGCACGAGATCCTGGAGAACACCGTGCAGTTCGAACTGACCGGCCGCACCGACTACGGCAGCGGCACCAACCTGGCAACGGCCCGCGCCAACCTGGACGGCACCCGGGTGCTCCTCGGCTGCCTGCGCCCCCTGCTCAGGACCCGCGACACCGGCCTGCCCGGCCTCGACTCCTGGCTGGACCGTACCCAGCGGCTGCTGGACTCCCTCCGGCACGGCGGGAGTTGGACGCCTCTGGCCCGGCTGACCCGCGCCCGGCGGGAGACGGTCGACGCCGATCTGGGCGAGCTGGTGGAGCGGCTCGCCGACGTGGCCGCCCTGACCGACGTACGGAGGACCGCGTGA
- a CDS encoding VOC family protein has product MADSPLQINALIVDAVDPERLAAFWSELLGRPVVGRTGPYVWLRRDKGLGLGFQRTTAAKAGKNRMHFDVTSPDPAAEQQRVERLGGRRLEQYAEGGFLVMADPEGNEFCVIPEGPFELDDEGRTDYLR; this is encoded by the coding sequence ATGGCCGACTCACCTCTGCAGATCAATGCCCTCATCGTCGACGCCGTGGACCCCGAGCGGCTCGCCGCGTTCTGGTCGGAGCTGCTCGGCCGCCCCGTCGTGGGCCGCACCGGCCCGTACGTCTGGCTGCGGCGGGACAAAGGCCTGGGGCTGGGCTTCCAGCGCACGACCGCGGCCAAGGCGGGCAAGAACCGGATGCACTTCGACGTGACCTCGCCCGATCCGGCGGCGGAGCAGCAGCGGGTCGAGCGGCTCGGCGGGCGCCGGCTGGAGCAGTACGCCGAGGGCGGGTTCCTGGTGATGGCGGACCCCGAGGGCAACGAGTTCTGCGTCATCCCCGAGGGTCCCTTCGAACTCGACGACGAGGGGCGGACGGACTACCTGCGGTGA
- a CDS encoding ThuA domain-containing protein: MAQKRTLVVRGGWEGHRPVEATELFIPFLRDNGYEVRVEESTAVYGDAAEMERTDLVVQCVTMSEITAGQLAGLGAAVAAGTGFTGWHGGIADSFRASSDYLHLVGGQFATHPGKEPCLRRGAAEDNFLPHTVHVTELGRTHPITAGLADFELETEQYWVLHDDLIDVLATTTHPVRPYEPWHRPVISPAIWTRRWGAGRVVVTTPGHSLDVLQHPSVRTVVERGMLWATRTASAS, from the coding sequence ATGGCGCAGAAGAGGACCCTGGTGGTCCGCGGCGGGTGGGAGGGACACCGGCCGGTCGAGGCCACCGAGCTGTTCATCCCCTTCCTGCGGGACAACGGCTACGAGGTGAGGGTCGAGGAGTCGACCGCGGTCTACGGCGACGCCGCCGAGATGGAGCGGACCGACCTCGTCGTGCAGTGCGTCACCATGTCGGAGATCACCGCCGGGCAATTGGCCGGTCTCGGCGCGGCGGTCGCCGCCGGCACCGGTTTCACCGGCTGGCACGGCGGCATCGCCGACTCCTTCCGTGCCTCCTCCGACTATCTGCACCTGGTCGGCGGCCAGTTCGCCACCCATCCCGGCAAGGAGCCCTGTCTGCGGCGAGGAGCGGCGGAGGACAACTTCCTGCCCCACACCGTGCACGTCACCGAACTCGGCCGCACCCATCCGATCACCGCCGGACTGGCGGACTTCGAGCTGGAGACCGAGCAGTACTGGGTGCTGCACGACGACCTGATCGACGTCCTGGCCACCACCACCCATCCGGTACGGCCGTACGAGCCCTGGCACCGGCCGGTGATTTCGCCGGCGATCTGGACCCGCCGCTGGGGCGCCGGACGCGTCGTCGTCACGACGCCGGGGCACAGCCTGGACGTACTGCAACACCCCAGTGTCCGCACCGTCGTCGAGAGGGGAATGCTGTGGGCGACGCGCACCGCATCGGCATCGTAG
- a CDS encoding Gfo/Idh/MocA family protein — MGDAHRIGIVGLGFISRAYLDTLAPHPDVEIVAVADLDSSRAQETAQRLPGARQSSVEELLEAPDIRTVLNLTTPAAHADIALGAIAHGKHVYTEKPLADTFAGGQAVVDAATKAGTLVGCAPDTVLGTGTQTARAALDKGLVGRPLAAQAVMVTPGHERWHPHPDFYYAQGGGPLLDMGPYYISALVQLLGPVRAVTGAAARLRGARVIGSGPRQGERIAVEVDTHVSGVLEHDNGALSTLTTSFDGVATTAAPIEVHGETGTLAVPDPNHFDGRVRHFPLGGTDWHELEPSAGYAGGSRGIGLLDFLHGGRPRAGGELALHVLETMTALLRSATEGRRVTLRTTATRPAPVPLTPAEAWQAPWL, encoded by the coding sequence GTGGGCGACGCGCACCGCATCGGCATCGTAGGACTCGGCTTCATATCCCGCGCCTATCTCGACACCCTGGCTCCCCACCCCGACGTCGAGATCGTCGCGGTCGCCGACCTCGACAGCTCCCGCGCGCAGGAGACCGCCCAACGGCTCCCCGGCGCACGGCAGTCGAGCGTCGAGGAACTGCTCGAAGCCCCCGACATCCGGACGGTGCTCAACCTCACCACCCCCGCCGCCCACGCCGACATCGCCCTCGGGGCCATCGCGCACGGCAAGCACGTGTACACCGAGAAGCCGCTGGCCGACACCTTCGCCGGCGGACAGGCCGTCGTCGACGCCGCCACGAAGGCGGGCACCCTGGTCGGCTGTGCTCCTGACACGGTCCTGGGCACCGGCACCCAGACGGCCCGCGCCGCCCTCGACAAGGGCCTCGTCGGCCGCCCGCTCGCCGCCCAGGCCGTCATGGTCACACCGGGCCACGAACGCTGGCATCCCCACCCCGACTTCTACTACGCCCAGGGCGGCGGCCCGCTGCTGGACATGGGGCCCTACTACATCTCCGCCCTCGTCCAACTCCTCGGCCCGGTCCGGGCGGTGACCGGGGCGGCCGCCCGGCTGCGCGGAGCGCGGGTCATCGGCTCCGGGCCGCGCCAGGGGGAGCGGATCGCGGTCGAGGTGGACACCCATGTCTCCGGCGTCCTCGAACACGACAACGGCGCCCTGTCCACCCTCACCACGAGCTTCGACGGCGTCGCGACCACGGCAGCCCCCATCGAGGTCCACGGCGAGACGGGCACGCTCGCGGTCCCCGACCCCAACCACTTCGACGGCCGGGTGCGCCACTTCCCGCTGGGCGGGACCGACTGGCACGAGCTCGAACCGTCGGCGGGATACGCCGGCGGCAGTCGCGGCATCGGCCTGCTCGACTTCCTCCACGGCGGCCGACCCCGCGCCGGCGGCGAACTCGCCCTGCACGTCCTGGAGACGATGACCGCCCTGCTGCGCTCGGCGACCGAGGGCCGCCGCGTGACACTCCGGACGACGGCGACGCGTCCGGCGCCCGTCCCGTTGACCCCGGCCGAGGCATGGCAGGCGCCCTGGCTCTGA
- a CDS encoding GNAT family N-acetyltransferase, translated as MTIEVRPASAFADVRSVLGPKSPGATVCWCLSHRIPSKLDRTLRGPARGEYVAELCRNSPPPGVLAYDGDEPVGWAAVAPRAATSYARSRTIPHVDDLPVWSLWCIRVRPGHRGQGVSHALIAGAVDFARAQGAPAIEAYPLDSGGGRVDTTMAYAGIRANFERAGFVHAADTTSVLAGRPRVLMRLDLR; from the coding sequence ATGACCATCGAGGTGCGCCCGGCTTCGGCCTTCGCGGACGTCCGTTCGGTGCTGGGCCCCAAGTCCCCCGGCGCCACCGTCTGTTGGTGCCTCAGTCACCGCATCCCGTCGAAGCTCGACCGCACGCTTCGGGGGCCGGCCCGCGGGGAGTACGTCGCCGAGCTGTGCCGTAACTCCCCGCCGCCCGGTGTGCTCGCCTACGACGGTGACGAACCGGTCGGCTGGGCGGCCGTCGCCCCGCGCGCGGCCACCTCCTACGCGCGCAGCCGGACGATCCCGCACGTCGACGACCTGCCGGTCTGGTCGCTGTGGTGCATCCGGGTCCGCCCGGGCCACCGCGGACAGGGCGTCTCGCACGCCCTCATCGCCGGCGCGGTCGACTTCGCCCGCGCCCAGGGCGCCCCGGCGATCGAGGCCTACCCGCTCGACAGCGGCGGCGGCCGGGTGGACACCACCATGGCCTACGCCGGAATCCGGGCGAACTTCGAGCGCGCCGGGTTCGTCCACGCCGCCGACACCACCTCGGTGCTGGCCGGCCGTCCCCGGGTGCTGATGCGGCTCGACCTGCGGTGA